The Salvelinus sp. IW2-2015 unplaced genomic scaffold, ASM291031v2 Un_scaffold1942, whole genome shotgun sequence genome window below encodes:
- the spg21 gene encoding LOW QUALITY PROTEIN: maspardin (The sequence of the model RefSeq protein was modified relative to this genomic sequence to represent the inferred CDS: deleted 1 base in 1 codon) encodes MDEIRISPDYNWFRSTVPLKKIIVDDDDSKVWSLYDAGPKSIRCPIIFLPPVSGTAEVFFQQVLALTGWGYRVISLQYPVYWDLLEFCDGFRKLLDHLQLDKVHLFGASLGGFLAQKFAEHTHKSPRVHSLILCNSFSDTSIFNQTLTANRYSPGLYSLRNTVAK; translated from the exons ATGGATGAGATAAGAATATCTCCTGATTACAACTGGTTCAGAAGCACAGTGCCACtgaaaaaa ATTATAGTGGACGACGATGACAGCAAGGTGTGGTCC TTGTATGACGCAGGCCCAAAGAGCATCAGGTGTCCCATCATATTCCTTCCCCCTGTGAGTGGGACAGCAGAGGTGTTCTTCCAGCAGGTCTTAGCCCTGACAGGCTGGGGCTACAGAGTCATCTCA cTGCAGTATCCTGTGTATTGGGATCTCTTGGAGTTCTGTGATGGATTTCGGAAGCTTCTCGATCACTTGCAATTGGACAAG GTCCATCTATTTGGTGCTTCTCTGGGCGGCTTCCTGGCCCAGAAGtttgcagagcacacacacaagtCTCCCAGAGTCCACTCTCTGATCCTGTGCAACTCCTTCAGTGACACCTCCATCTTCAACCAGACATTGACAGCCAACAGGTACAGTCCTGGGTTGTATTCCTTAAGGAACACTGTAGCAAaatga